GGGCCTCGTCGCGTTCTTCGTGCTGGTGGCGGCCGAGGTGCTCGTGCCGGTCTGGGCCGAGCATCGCGAACACGCGCCGTGGAACGCCCACCACATCACCGAGCGCTACAGCCTGTTCACCCTCATCCTCCTCGGCGAGTCGATCCTGGCCTCGGCGGGAGCCATCATCGCCGCGCTCCAGGAGCAGGAGCACCTGACCGAGCTGATCGTCGTGTCGGCAGCGGGCCTCGTCATCGCCGCCGGCATGTGGTGGGTGTACTTCTCCCGCGAGCACACCGGACACATCCGCACCCTCGGCTCCTCGATCCGCTACGGATACTTCCACTACGCGATCTTCGCCGCCGCCGGCGCCTTCTCGGCCGGCATCGAGATCGCGGTCGACGACATCGGTCATGAGGCGCACCTGTCGAGCATCGCCGCCCATGCGACCCTGACGGTTCCCGTGGTGCTCTTCGTTCTCGGCATCTGGGCACTGAACCTGCGCAGCCAGCTGACCGCGACCGGAAACACGATCCTGCTGCTCGGGGCCGCCGCGATCGTGGGCGCCACCTTCGCACCCTCGACACTCGGCATGCTGCTCACCGCCGCAGCAGGAACCGTGGCCGCGGTCGTCGCGGTCGAGACAGGACGACCCCAGAGGCACGCCCGTCAGAGGCAGGTGTCGACGACGGTCTGATCGTCGAGCACGGCGACGATCCGCTCGGCCAGCGGCCAGTACGGGGCGTAGTGCGTCGGATCGCGATTGATCTGCACCCGATGGGCGACCTCCGTGGGCGCCGTCGCCGACCGCTCGGGCTCGGGCACCTTCTCGACCATGGCGCGGTAGAACAGGCTCGCCGCCGTGTAGGGATCGAGCCGCTGCTCCCGCGTTCCCCAGCCGTCCTGCTGCTGGAAGAGACCGATCGAGGTCGTGCGTGAGCCGTCGGGGTTGGTCACCCCGCTCGTCTCCCAATCGCCGTAGTCGATGTTCTGCAGACTGGACTCCCCCAGCGCCGTCATCACTGCGATCGTCTGGTCGCGCGCAGGCAACCCCGCGTCGCGTCCGGCCGCCACGATGCTGCGCGCGTTGTCCAGCTGCTGCCGTCCGAATCCCTCCGCCTCCGCGCAGACCGCGGCATGACGGACGGCCTGACCGATCGCCACCCCCGCGACGCCGAGACCGGTGGCGAGCACCGCCACGACCGCCCACGCGAGTGCCCGGCGACGTCGCAGCTGACGTCGCCGCCGGGCGCTGAGGGCCGGACGGCGACGAACGGGCCGACGCCTCGTCGAGCCGCCGCGGCCGGATGTCGAGGAGCGCGAGGTCACCGCGGCATCCTGTCACGCGCGACTATCCGTCACCCGAACGTCGGCTGATCACCGCCCGCAGGGCTTCCGGCAGCGGGGAGGCTTTCGACTCAACCGATGGGCTCGACGGCAGCGCGAACACGGCGTCCAGCGGCGCGCACGGCTCCGATGGATGCCGCGATCACCATCACGATTCCCACGATCTCGAGCCACGCCAGGTGCTGTCCGAGCAGCGCCCACCCGGCCAACGCCGCCACTGCCGGGGCGAGCGACATCAGGATGGCGAACGCCGCCGCCGGAAGCCGGCGCAGGGCGATCAGCTCGAACGCGTACGGCAGGGTCGACGACAGCAGGGCGACCGCAGCGCCGAGCCCGAGCATCTCCGGTCGCAGCAGCGCTGCGCCCGCCTGGACGATGCCGAACGGCAGCGACAGGAGGGCGCCGATGGCCATCGCGACGGCCAGACCGTCCAGGCGCGGGAACGCC
The sequence above is a segment of the Microbacterium sp. PM5 genome. Coding sequences within it:
- a CDS encoding peptidase M23, which gives rise to MTSRSSTSGRGGSTRRRPVRRRPALSARRRRQLRRRRALAWAVVAVLATGLGVAGVAIGQAVRHAAVCAEAEGFGRQQLDNARSIVAAGRDAGLPARDQTIAVMTALGESSLQNIDYGDWETSGVTNPDGSRTTSIGLFQQQDGWGTREQRLDPYTAASLFYRAMVEKVPEPERSATAPTEVAHRVQINRDPTHYAPYWPLAERIVAVLDDQTVVDTCL
- a CDS encoding low temperature requirement protein A: MTHDAAPHRTRWGLRRMTARDAGEQHRAASPLELFFDLVFVVAVSLSSQQLHHMESHGHLGAGVGSYLMLFFAIWWAWMNFTWFGTSFAVDDWAYRVTTIVQMAGVLVLASGSAAAMEHQDFTIVTLGYVIMRLAMVGQWLRAAASVPEFRRVCLRYAAGITVVQLAWVLRLLLPPTAGLVAFFVLVAAEVLVPVWAEHREHAPWNAHHITERYSLFTLILLGESILASAGAIIAALQEQEHLTELIVVSAAGLVIAAGMWWVYFSREHTGHIRTLGSSIRYGYFHYAIFAAAGAFSAGIEIAVDDIGHEAHLSSIAAHATLTVPVVLFVLGIWALNLRSQLTATGNTILLLGAAAIVGATFAPSTLGMLLTAAAGTVAAVVAVETGRPQRHARQRQVSTTV